From the Saccharomyces paradoxus chromosome V, complete sequence genome, the window ATgcgttttctttattttcgGCATTTATGACTACAATCGTACCTTTCTCGTAGCCGGGAGCAGGTGGCAAGTCGGCACCTGCAGAAGTTAAGCCAGGGCACATAATATTAGCACCTGAGAGAACAAATTTAATGGCACCTCTGTCAACTTGAACAGTTGGATAAGCTTCTGGAAATTTATGCACCAATTTCAGACTTGGAATCAGCTCAtcgaatttttggaaaaaaagaacttcaCCATCAACGGAATACAATTGGATCTTGTCTTCACATTTAATCAACTCAATTTGACTCTTCTTGGGAATTAACTCATCAATAATATCTTCTAGTTTAGGGTACTGCTTGACCAGTTTGGCCTTTAAAGTTCTTTGAATTGAAGATTTGACCTTTGAACGTGAATGGACATCTTCTCTTGTGAATCTATCGGTGATGACGTTAGTAATTGCTTATTCAGTCGAAGGTGCACACTAAGCCTTCATAAAACCAATGAATTACACAAGATTCATTCTCATGTCAGACATACTTCTTAAACATTTTCTCTTTGCTGCTTTGGTTTAGCGtctttgtatttttatatGGTTCTATTGAGGTTACTGCAGATttaagaatttttcacACATTAATTTTCCATAtcattaaattttttgtcaCTTTTACACCTTCAAATATAAGGCATAAGAGTAAGGTAACCATGAATTTAGTGCAAAATGCTCACAATGGTGATCATTAATTAATACGCATTACGATTATTGAGATGACATTGAGTTCTCGTTCATTGACGGCACAGCAAGGTGATTGATCAAACCTCCTATACAAAGTTTGCTATATCAGAGGGGAAAGAAGACACgcaagaacaagaacatCCCCTGCCCACCATTTTAGTGGTCATCCCGCTACTACGTACGATTCCAGCTTCTATAACGTGAACTCACATTAGAGAATTCggtgaaaaagaaaagaaaaatatggtTGGGCCCTCAATTGAATGTTTCAGTCTGGTAACCCTAACctattttttgatatcacttccaaagaaagatgaaaagtttctttgaaagaatgaATATCGgtaaacgaaaaaaaagtattccaaaaattccCTACATAGTCCTGAAGTGTTCAAAAGCGAACACAGAATTGACCATGAGGAGACGGTCTGGTTTATAATTAAATTTCAACCAGCAAAAACACAATCTCGGACGAATCCTCACTGATATGCGTATTTCCCGTGCATAAGGATGGAGTTTTAAGGGAAGAAAGCgaaataaagaaacaataTTAAATATAGGAAGTACTAGGAATTGGACAATGAAGTTAACAAATATTATGTTCCTTTTATattcagaaaaaaacttcgaAAACTCAAGAACATATCATTCTACACGATATAGCGAGATTGcaatttatcaaatattCATTGAATTATAGTCTAAGTATGTAATATGAAACGGCAATGTACAGTTCAATTTTTTAGGCATTCTTGTATTCCTCGAACGCACTAATGATATCGTTCTTCGTGAAGTGGATATTTGTTCCCCTATAGTGCTTATCAATGACGGTGTATAATTTCAAGTATAATGAGACGGTTTGACCTTGAATGCACGACCACAACTTGTCACATAAAACGTTGTTTATGGCGTTTTCTTGGTGATAACCAAAATCATTTACCATGTGAGTGTGCAGCCTTTTCACTAGggtttcaatttcatgGGAAGTGTATGCTAAAAGAATGTTCTCTAGATTCTGCCTGCTATATGCGGCCCATCTTGAGGGATTGGTCATGTTCACATTGTTGGTATTCTCAATGATATTGCTCACGCCATAAACAAAAGCTGTTAATTTAGGCATAGTATCGCGCAGCAAAAATGAAGCGTAAGATTCTTTCTCAACATCAAAAACTCTCTTTACGTTTTGCAATGGTATATCGAATATACCATCCTTATTGAAGTTTAACATGGAGAGCATTTCTGTTAACCAGTTACTGTTCACCAAGAGAGAAATTGTTTCCATATAGTCATTATTTAAAGCAGCGGTATCTGACATACTTGGGTTGATGTTTGAATTACCTTCTTTGTGAGCTATTGATTGTGTGGCAGCCATGCTTAGCTTTCTGAAGCTAGAACTCATCAACTCAATGGACTCGTAGCTTTTATTGGTATCCTTAATATCCATAGTGCTCTTAGCAAATCTGAACAAATcttctgaatttttcaagtccACTGGTAAATCAAGTACACCTGGGAGAATTTCTCCATTAGTGGTTGCGTTAGAAATCCTTTCGAAGTACAAAACTTGCTCTTCTACGTCATCTGACCACACTTGTTTTATTTGTGTGTACACTCTGGTCACCGcagataataaaaattcGTGGTTAGATGATTCTAAgcttttgatttcattttccaagtAAAAAGTTAAGGCGGGGGCTACTGTCGGCTCAGTTTTCACTAACTCGATAAAATATGAGGATAGTCTAGTGACAATAGGTTGGAATATTCTTGAGACCAGTTGAGTCTCGATAACGGCTGCTTCTCTGTCAGATTGCATCACTTTCACAGTATCCAATAATAATGGAGGAGTTTCTGGATCATTAAAATGTTCAACATATTTTTCGAAGTTATGCTTTGAAGATATATGAAAGAACACTTCCAcgaaattttgataaacGATACATTCCTGTCTCATGGTTTGGAGGCATTCAGTAAGgagagaaaatttttccttaaaAATGGGGTTGAaatcattaatttttctctcCTTTCTAAATGTGTTCCATGCCTGCAATAACTGGCTTAAACTCAATTCActcattttttcatcatttgcGCTAATGTTCTCTAACTGCgatattttcttcgtcCATAATTCCATATATATTGGCTGAATACTGACGTTCCAATTTTCCACAATGGCCTGATACGATTTTtgtgaaatttctttacagAACAGTATTAACGGAGAGAATATCAGTAAAGTCGTTAAAATTCTAATCATTTGATCGTGTGAGATATCTTGGCCATGTATATTGGAGAATTTTTTCTGCATTTCTTCCACAATTCTGTCTAGAAATATCTTGGTAACTTTTTCATAGAATTGTAGCCTCTGCTTTAACCCAGAAATTTCTCTTAAATTGTATTCTACTTCGTTTTCATCACTGCCGATTGCTTGAAATGCTTTTAATAATAAATTCAATTGATTTTCCATCCATGGCAAGTTTTTCTCTCTTATTGGGCATTCTAATAACTGATTTAAGGAAATTTCATCAAGAGAGACGGTTTTTAAAAGTTCATCAAGCGTGTTCCACAAGAGTTTCTTGTTAGCACTTTCAACTTGTAGTCCGTTATCCTGGCTCTCTACGTTTTCAATGTCATTAGAAAAATTACTCATTTCCAttaagaataaagaaaaggtcGGGATTATGCGGTGGCATTCCTCATTGACTTTGTCTTCATAAGGATGAAGATTGGgaccaattttttgcaGGGATAATAAATTTTGGTTGAATGAATATTCTGTTTCGGCTAATTTCATATCAATCCTTTCAATCATGCTATCTGCATCGTCTTCAATGGTCCAATTGATGTCTGTCAATATTTCTAATAAAACCTCATCgtcaatattttccatcGTTCTGGTCTCTTCTTTGGAGTCAGCTATTACTTCCATTTGATTGTTCTCTTCTGGAAGGGCTAATTTCTGTGAGACTGCAGgtgcttcttcttgaataaTCGATACTTCGTGGTACACGTGAGGAGCTTCACCCTCAAAATTATTGCTGTACCTAACCTCATCACCCTTCTCGAACGAAAGATCGTTTTTCTCATCCTGGTACTCTTCTGATAAGTTAGATGTATTCAAACCCGCTATCTCCTCATCTAAACTGATTGAGTCATTCAATTCGCTTCCACCGAGTGACTCGACTTTAGCAATATTCAGCggttttttcaattggtCATGAGCTCTAGCAGTACTCCTCTCGGGTACATAGGTACCGTTTTGCATAGTAGGAGTGgtttctgtttcttctgCTAAAACTGCATTTAAGTCTTCTAAAAGGTTATCAACTTTACCGTTTATTTCTTGAGTATAACTTTCATTGTCTAATTTGTTTCTCttacttctttcttccCGCTCTTTTTTAGCAAGCGCCtcttgctcttcttttcttaatcTCTCAGCGGCTTCTTGCTCACTTTGTCTTCTTTGTAGGTCCAAAAGTTCTCTCTCTTTGTTCAAGCGTTGCTCTTCTTCGAATTGCCGTTGACGTTTCAATTCCATTTCCCTTCTATTCTCCAATTCCATTTGCCTTTTccgttcttcttcttcaaattgCCGTTGATGCTCCAATTCCAATTCCATTTGCCTTCTCTGCTCTTCCTGCTTTATCCTTCTTTCCtcttctattttcttcatctcgttttcctttttcaactgcaactttctttgttcttctaATCGTCTCTGTTCAGCCTCTTcctgttgctgttgctgctcTAGCTCGTACCTTCTATTCACTTCATTCAATGTCGAGTTGGAAGAATAGGGGGCCTTATTTAGAGATTTCATCCCGGGATGATATGCGACGCTTGTGGGCGTGGCCACTGGATTATCGCTTTCTGTTTCAGATCTCCTGGCCCTATCAACAGGTGCTGAAGAAGGGAGAGAACCCATAGATTGGGCAGTATTTGTCGTGAAATTACTTGTGGGTGATTTTATTGGAGATATGGAACCGGGGCGATTTGTGATGACGGCCCTCTGATAACTTCTCTCATCAAGATAAAAAAGGGATAAATCCCAATTGACCAATTCAGGAACATGGCCTTCAAATGTTTGAATGTATAGAGTGATTAGagatttgataaaaacGGTTCTTTCCTTTGCAGAATTTGTTTCCCAATAATACTTTTTACCCATAGTAAGAATGAACCCTTCGGATATATCCAGGTCCTTCTCTACTCTGACTAGTTCGCTCAACTGCCAAGTTCTACCGATCTGGAAAGAGCCGTCCGAATTTTCTCTTGCTTTATGAATTTGTATGAGCCTAGCATTATTGGGTTTGGCACTCAAAATAAGgagtcttttctttttgttttccaattttgaaTCTGGAGGAGGTTTTGAGCTTGGGAATTTCGAATCTTCGATAATCCGGACATGTGTAATATAATTATTTGGCGGTTCGCCCGTCTTGTGGTCAGGTCTGGAAAAGCAGCAATTAATTATAGATTT encodes:
- the TMA20 gene encoding translation machinery-associated protein 20 (similar to YER007C) is translated as MFKKFTREDVHSRSKVKSSIQRTLKAKLVKQYPKLEDIIDELIPKKSQIELIKCEDKIQLYSVDGEVLFFQKFDELIPSLKLVHKFPEAYPTVQVDRGAIKFVLSGANIMCPGLTSAGADLPPAPGYEKGTIVVINAENKENALAIGELMMSTEEIKSINKGHSIELIHHLGDPLWNFSVE
- the SEC3 gene encoding GTP-Rho binding exocyst subunit SEC3 (Subunit of the exocyst complex~similar to YER008C), with product MRSSKSPFKRKSHSRETSHDENTSFFHKRTISGSSAHHSRNVSQGAVPSTAPPVSGGNYSHKRNVSRASNSSQSSNFLAEQYERDRKSIINCCFSRPDHKTGEPPNNYITHVRIIEDSKFPSSKPPPDSKLENKKKRLLILSAKPNNARLIQIHKARENSDGSFQIGRTWQLSELVRVEKDLDISEGFILTMGKKYYWETNSAKERTVFIKSLITLYIQTFEGHVPELVNWDLSLFYLDERSYQRAVITNRPGSISPIKSPTSNFTTNTAQSMGSLPSSAPVDRARRSETESDNPVATPTSVAYHPGMKSLNKAPYSSNSTLNEVNRRYELEQQQQQEEAEQRRLEEQRKLQLKKENEMKKIEEERRIKQEEQRRQMELELEHQRQFEEEERKRQMELENRREMELKRQRQFEEEQRLNKERELLDLQRRQSEQEAAERLRKEEQEALAKKEREERSKRNKLDNESYTQEINGKVDNLLEDLNAVLAEETETTPTMQNGTYVPERSTARAHDQLKKPLNIAKVESLGGSELNDSISLDEEIAGLNTSNLSEEYQDEKNDLSFEKGDEVRYSNNFEGEAPHVYHEVSIIQEEAPAVSQKLALPEENNQMEVIADSKEETRTMENIDDEVLLEILTDINWTIEDDADSMIERIDMKLAETEYSFNQNLLSLQKIGPNLHPYEDKVNEECHRIIPTFSLFLMEMSNFSNDIENVESQDNGLQVESANKKLLWNTLDELLKTVSLDEISLNQLLECPIREKNLPWMENQLNLLLKAFQAIGSDENEVEYNLREISGLKQRLQFYEKVTKIFLDRIVEEMQKKFSNIHGQDISHDQMIRILTTLLIFSPLILFCKEISQKSYQAIVENWNVSIQPIYMELWTKKISQLENISANDEKMSELSLSQLLQAWNTFRKERKINDFNPIFKEKFSLLTECLQTMRQECIVYQNFVEVFFHISSKHNFEKYVEHFNDPETPPLLLDTVKVMQSDREAAVIETQLVSRIFQPIVTRLSSYFIELVKTEPTVAPALTFYLENEIKSLESSNHEFLLSAVTRVYTQIKQVWSDDVEEQVLYFERISNATTNGEILPGVLDLPVDLKNSEDLFRFAKSTMDIKDTNKSYESIELMSSSFRKLSMAATQSIAHKEGNSNINPSMSDTAALNNDYMETISLLVNSNWLTEMLSMLNFNKDGIFDIPLQNVKRVFDVEKESYASFLLRDTMPKLTAFVYGVSNIIENTNNVNMTNPSRWAAYSRQNLENILLAYTSHEIETLVKRLHTHMVNDFGYHQENAINNVLCDKLWSCIQGQTVSLYLKLYTVIDKHYRGTNIHFTKNDIISAFEEYKNA